One Vigna unguiculata cultivar IT97K-499-35 chromosome 11, ASM411807v1, whole genome shotgun sequence DNA window includes the following coding sequences:
- the LOC114168368 gene encoding protein LATERAL ROOT PRIMORDIUM 1-like translates to MNMLGLRDLVLIAPTPSQLHHHQHQHQHQHHQHQHQPISAEHHPNLPLPSPASLSVGLGIFPLLTVPHTNDVHDQVQNCANNTTTTTNATTTNHNANYWNLKMCGVSEVNSTRKGVMNVEDEGSNKHVMESEESGEFRVCQDCGNRAKRDCSYKRCRTCCKGRGFDCSTHVKSTWVPASLRRSGANSGSEGNGDGDGDGGASKRLRTIGSSKNVAATSLSSTSNATPSKSFSLDTSSCQQDAGFKQSLPRHVRAPAVFRCHRVSAIGSGEDEIAYLATVHISGHVFKGFLYDHGADARNDVPSVSELQLGNNGSGKSNNRECSSAIGVPTSAYPASVC, encoded by the exons ATGAACATGTTAGGCCTCAGAGACTTGGTTCTCATAGCTCCAACCCCTTCTCAACTTCACCACCATCAACACCAACACCAGCACCAGCACCACCAGCACCAACACCAGCCCATTTCAGCAGAACACCACCCAAACCTTCCCTTGCCTTCTCCAGCATCTCTCAGCGTTGGCCTTGGCATTTTCCCTCTGCTAACAGTTCCACACACCAACGATGTTCATGATCAGGTTCAGAACTGTGCcaacaacaccaccaccaccaccaacgccaccaccaccaaccaCAACGCCAATTACTGGAACCTCAAGATGTGTGGTGTCTCTGAAGTGAATTCCACAAGAAAAGGTGTCATGAACGTGGAAGATGAGGGCAGCAACAAGCACGTGATGGAGAGTGAGGAAAGTGGTGAGTTTAGGGTGTGCCAGGATTGTGGCAATAGGGCCAAGAGGGATTGCAGCTACAAGAGGTGCAGGACTTGTTGCAAAGGACGTGGCTTTGATTGCAGCACTCACGTGAAGAGCACGTGGGTCCCAGCCTCTCTCAGACGCAGTGGTGCTAACAGTGGCAGTGAAGGTAACGGTGATGGAGATGGTGATGGTGGTGCTTCCAAGAGGCTAAGAACAATAGGGTCATCCAAGAATGTTGCAGCTACTTCTCTCAGTTCAACTTCCAATGCTACCCCCTCAAAGAGCTTTAGCTTAGACACTAGCTCATGCCAACAAG ATGCTGGTTTCAAGCAATCTTTGCCACGGCATGTGCGTGCACCTGCTGTGTTTAGGTGCCACAGAGTTTCTGCTATTGGGAGTGGTGAAGATGAGATTGCATACTTGGCCACAGTGCATATCAGTGGCCATGTGTTCAAGGGGTTTCTGTATGATCATGGTGCTGATGCCAGAAATGATGTGCCTAGTGTCTCTGAACTGCAACTGGGAAACAATGGAAGTGGAAAGAGTAATAATAGGGAATGTTCTTCTGCAATTGGGGTTCCAACCAGTGCTTACCCTGCTTCTGTTTGCTGA